In Scheffersomyces stipitis CBS 6054 chromosome 8, complete sequence, one DNA window encodes the following:
- a CDS encoding peptide N-acetyl transferase (go_function N-acetyltransferase activity), with the protein MGRDIVSLDDLTVNNIGVFKKINSVTLPTSYSEQWYKDSLNTDQIVKLAYYSELPVGAIKAKTINSAHKISTYENMQQQQINAKIVPNAVYVESFAVLEAYRGLGIGERLLKFLEEETKKKFIHEIVFHVHIDNTAAVEWYEKHGFAKSEEVLKDYYKDQGLSNPDAFILSKSI; encoded by the coding sequence ATGGGAAGAGATATCGTATCCTTGGATGATCTCACGGTCAACAACATTGGAgtattcaagaaaatcaatCTGGTCACGTTGCCAACTTCTTACTCTGAACAATGGTACAAGGATTCTTTGAACACTGACCAGATTGTCAAGTTAGCATACTATTCCGAATTACCTGTTGGAGCTATTAAGGCTAAAACTATCAACTCGGCTCATAAGATATCGACATATGAAAACAtgcagcaacagcagatCAATGCCAAAATTGTTCCTAATGCTGTGTACGTTGAGTCGTTTGCTGTATTGGAAGCTTACAGAGGTTTAGGTATCGGTGAAAGATTGCTtaaattcttggaagaggaaacaaagaagaagtttaTTCACGAAATAGTGTTTCATGTTCATATAGACAACACTGCAGCTGTTGAATGGTACGAAAAGCATGGGTTCGCcaaaagtgaagaagtcCTCAAGGACTACTACAAGGATCAAGGCTTGTCTAATCCAGATGCCTTCATACTTTCCAAGTCCATATAG
- a CDS encoding putative sterol-binding protein, protein AKEAEDETVIEGKFTPQTLVKYNGVDSPKVFIAVKGRVFDVSQGASFYGPGGPYANFAGRDASRGLAFNSFEKICLTPIDQPIDKLEDLTEGEKESLNNWEEHFENKYPIVGTLHENN, encoded by the coding sequence GCCAAAGAGGCTGAAGACGAGACTGTCATAGAAGGCAAGTTCACACCCCAGACTTTGGTCAAATACAATGGTGTTGACAGCCCCAAGGTGTTCATCGCTGTGAAAGGCAGAGTTTTTGATGTTAGTCAGGGTGCTTCTTTCTACGGTCCTGGAGGTCCTTATGCCAATTTTGCTGGTAGAGATGCTTCGAGAGGTTTGGCTTTCAACTCGTTTGAAAAGATCTGCTTGACTCCCATTGACCAGCCaattgacaagttggaagatCTTACCGAAGGCGAGAAGGAGTCTTTGAACAACTGGGAAGAGCACTTTGAGAACAAGTACCCAATTGTCGGTACCTTGCACGAAAACAACTGA
- the MEX67 gene encoding nuclear mRNA export, poly(A)+RNA binding protein (mRNA export factor mex67): protein MSYRGRGRGGFHNQNNFNNRNNNNNQNNGAFGNPQNHQNQAEQFAAQNSVPIEIVGWNGASPAECISFISRKCRVAVSNYNVDPGSGILKGYVKNQNDAATLMNWNGVKFAGQSLKFSKVNVGSQVQSATTSNAIEVITNFLKSRYQPDIKLLNLTNVKSDPNLSAQGFFGSISTSSKFFPALMKVAEDNKLDVLSVDLSANELSDLSSISTLAHTFPQLQNLSLMNNNFNKLKVFETWRHKLNFLRELILGGNPLLANQTNPAEINKIKLELMKSFPRLVVLDGEILRNEQLLSTTLSLPFTGSTSMFFQDEEIRNMSTNFISNYLKLWDGNRGDLMILYQSESQFSIQVDSSHPYLLDTTTTTSYSNGGTDFGNYLSNSRNLTRVSSIKSRISRVAIGQEQIFKAFNQLPKTRHDLMTNPDLFSMECFRFPLLNGIMIVIHGSFEETAQPETDPNANNAQNGPRGRFNHPKHKKPALSKKSFDRTFVVIPGPNGSMIVASDLLSIRPHAGKDAWNTVAKVPAAAIASGTASPAPVAPVGVPQRVPTPADLPQDIKANLNPLQQELLVKILVETKLNMQYSIMLCEQSNWDYQQCTINFKNSAATLPREAFAA from the coding sequence ATGAGTTATCGTGGACGGGGTAGAGGCGGTTTCCACAACCAgaataacttcaacaacagaaacaacaacaataaccaAAACAATGGTGCGTTTGGCAATCCTCAAAACCACCAGAACCAGGCTGAACAGTTCGCAGCGCAGAACTCGGTACCCATAGAGATTGTAGGTTGGAACGGGGCCAGTCCCGCCGAATGTATCAGTTTCATTTCGAGAAAGTGCCGTGTAGCAGTTTCCAACTACAATGTGGATCCAGGCTCTGGAATTCTCAAGGGATACGTTAAAAATCAAAACGATGCTGCGACGTTGATGAACTGGAATGGTGTGAAATTCGCAGGTCAATCGTTAAAATTCTCAAAAGTAAATGTAGGTTCACAGGTACAGAGTGCCACGACTTCCAATGCCATTGAAGTCATcaccaatttcttgaagtcaCGCTACCAGCCAGATATCAAGTTGCTCAACTTGACTAACGTCAAACTGGACCCAAACCTCAGCGCTCAAGGATTCTTTGGCTCAATATCCACATCGTCTAAATTCTTCCCTGCTTTGATGAAGGTAGCAGAGGACAATAAGTTGGATGTTCTCAGCGTGGATTTGTCTGCTAATGAGTTGTCTGATCTTTCTAGTATTTCCACGTTGGCTCATACATTCCCTCAATTGCAAAACCTAAGTCTCATGAacaataacttcaacaagttgaaagtgTTTGAAACGTGGAGACACAAGTTGAATTTTCTTAGAGAGTTGATCTTGGGTGGCAATCCTCTCTTAGCCAACCAAACAAACCCAGcagaaatcaacaagatcaagcTCGAGCTAATGAAGTCTTTCCCCCGTCTCGTAGTGTTAGACGGAGAAATACTAAGAAACGAGCAATTGTTGTCCACAACATTGTCGTTGCCCTTTACTGGATCCACGTCAATGTTCTTCCAGGATGAAGAGATCCGTAACATGTCAACAAACTTCATATCTaactacttgaagttaTGGGATGGCAATAGAGGAGATCTCATGATTCTCTACCAGAGCGAATCACAGTTCTCCATACAAGTAGACTCTTCGCACCCATATCTTCTCGacacaacaacaaccacTCTGTACTCCAACGGTGGGACAGACTTCGGTAACTACTTGTCAAACTCGAGAAACTTGACCAGAGTCTCCTCTATCAAATCCAGAATAAGCAGAGTAGCCATTGGTCAAGAACAAATATTCAAGGCTTTCAACCAACTCCCCAAAACTCGTCACGATTTAATGACTAACCCAGACTTGTTCAGCATGGAGTGTTTCCGTTTCCCGTTGTTGAACGGAATCATGATTGTGATCCACGGCagttttgaagaaacagcaCAACCGGAAACGGACCCCAACGCCAACAATGCACAAAATGGTCCTAGAGGCCGTTTCAACCATCCAAAGCACAAAAAGCCTGCTTTGAGCAAGAAGAGCTTTGATAGAACATTCGTTGTGATTCCTGGCCCCAATGGGTCAATGATCGTAGCCAGTGATTTGCTTTCCATAAGACCACATGCCGGAAAGGATGCCTGGAATACTGTAGCTAAAGTGCCTGCTGCAGCCATTGCATCTGGAACAGCTTCACCAGCACCTGTAGCTCCCGTAGGTGTTCCTCAGCGAGTCCCTACACCTGCAGATTTACCCCAGGATATCAAGGCTAACCTCAACCctcttcaacaagagcTTCTTGTCAAGATTCTTGTCGaaaccaaattgaacatGCAATACAGCATTATGCTTTGCGAACAGAGCAACTGGGACTACCAGCAATGTACCATAAATTTCAAAAACTCAGCAGCCACACTTCCCAGAGAAGCGTTTGCTGCTTGA
- the SPT14 gene encoding N-acetylglucosaminyl-phosphatidylinositol (GPI) biosynthetic protein (N-acetylglucosaminyltransferase complex, subunit PIG-A/SPT14, required for phosphatidylinositol biosynthesis/Sulfolipid synthase Lipid transport and metabolism~go_process biosynthesis): MGYNIAMVTDFFYPQPGGVEFHVYHLSQKLIDLGHSVVIITHSYGSRNGVRTLTNGLKVYYIPFFVLYRSSTFPTVFSAFPILRNIFIRESIDIVHGHGSLSSLCHEAIFHGRTMGMKTVFTDHSLFGFADVGSILGNKVLKFTLSDVGHTICVSHTCKENTVLRASLDPLSVSVIPNAVISKDFSPKTETNCRAKTTVTIVVISRLFPNKGADLLTAIIPRICLDRPEVRFLIAGDGPKFLDLEQMREKYFLQERVKLIGAVKHEEVRDVMVQGDIYLHPSLTEAFGTVIVEAASCGLYVVTTKVGGIPEVLPGHMTSFAEPEEDSLVATALSAIDKIKSGEIDTSKFHVEVAKMYSWENIARRTENVYNYLDTSKINVPLFERLQKYYCCGLIAGKLFVLCVIVDIFLLVILEWLYPADHIDKTTKWPRAKRNKVDDHPNND; this comes from the coding sequence ATGGGTTACAATATAGCAATGGTAAccgacttcttctaccCACAGCCTGGTGGGGTAGAGTTCCATGTGTACCACTTATCGCAGAAGTTGATAGACTTGGGACACTCTGTAGTGATCATTACCCATTCGTATGGGTCCCGAAATGGGGTCAGAACATTGACAAATGGTTTAAAGGTATATTACATTCCATTTTTCGTGCTTTATAGAAGTTCTACATTTCCCACAGTGTTTCTGGCATTTCCTATATTGagaaacatcttcatcagagagCTGATAGACATAGTACATGGGCATGGCTCACTTTCGAGTTTATGCCATGAGGCAATTTTTCACGGCCGTACGATGGGAATGAAGACCGTCTTCACAGATCATTCGCTATTTGGATTTGCTGATGTTGGTTCCATCTTGGGTAACAAAGTACTAAAGTTCACCTTAAGCGATGTGGGTCATACCATATGTGTTTCGCACACTTGTAAGGAAAACACCGTCCTTAGGGCATCTTTGGATCCTCTAAGTGTTTCCGTTATTCCCAATGCTGTGATTTCCAAAGATTTCTCGCCCAAAACGGAGACAAATTGTAGAGCCAAAACTACTGTAACTATCGTAGTGATCTCCAGACTTTTCCCCAACAAGGGTGCCGATCTCTTAACTGCTATCATTCCACGTATCTGTTTGGACAGACCAGAGGTCAGGTTTTTAATAGCCGGAGATGGtcccaagttcttggatttGGAGCAAATGAGAGAAAAGTACTTCTTACAAGAAAGAGTCAAACTCATTGGTGCCGTGAAACACGAAGAAGTCAGAGACGTCATGGTGCAGGGAGACATTTACCTTCATCCCTCTCTTACTGAAGCCTTTGGCACAGTTATTGTCGAGGCGGCCTCTTGTGGTTTGTACGTCGTAACAACGAAAGTTGGAGGCATTCCAGAAGTTCTTCCAGGACACATGACAAGCTTCGCcgagccagaagaagattcgCTTGTAGCAACCGCATTGTCAGCTAttgacaagatcaaatccGGAGAAATAGACACTTCCAAGTTCCATGTAGAGGTGGCCAAAATGTACAGTTGGGAAAACATTGCCAGACGAACAGAAAATGTGTATAACTATTTGGACACTTCAAAGATCAACGTACCGCTTTTCGAGAGGTTGCAGAAGTACTATTGTTGTGGATTAATCGCCGGCAAACTCTTCGTTCTTTGTGTTATAGTAGACATCTTTCTATTGGTAATTCTTGAGTGGTTATACCCTGCTGATCATATTGACAAAACTACAAAATGGCCGAGAGCAAAGCGTAATAAAGTTGATGACCATCCTAATAATGACTAG
- a CDS encoding protein kinase has protein sequence MVFEVGQRIFVKDEPGVIKFSGPTQFASGFWFGVELDRPVGKNDGSIDGVRYFAISKSNSGKYGVFVREAMLSSGPNTVSRSASPLADSHLHVVIDKLQVKLKTASQEIRDYKEKLILLESKNSTLESQLEMQATDHDFLLSTKEALSQDYKELKLKYEELKTDFDLLQEEAELNKQLEKEISALPPDSIRSEDTQKIMLRNKQLEAALLSLQTITDSNELNMNKEINQLKSELSGHQLSSKNLEDLRTKLSQADSTIASLQEQLDSVLDLEKVVEHLTSQNEELSQKVVNLTKTVEDLTEIHELDKSLEENQKHVEEELRISLAKLSDVVRQDKGVIQDLENKNKWMEDKLNQLKSIEVFETGSDDLRNELETFKARIASLSTSSRSDKVNAKIYSFKLAQLQTAVGYDAFSHLEYRKVLDIIHLAKSCICYVECIDESIEKQLNRSINRDLRIQYSNVFVSLLEVIITLFEYNFQEQVLSSKLDNFNSVLGSIELWLSEFNNNDVENDDFYFSNVQKFIADIIDLMNFENRIKFQSKIQFEFILKYVKAECQTFIDFLELVLEDQRSDDYETPLMVSLHNLLKDCRNTQVSANSQLAKIAEPKELTDLQFTNITPDIRDPLQKGKTGDFFTLTLAKCISSSTTSIIDDIKQNGLEPLAEELQKNLASYRAIIETDFKIELILGKSIYEELELPSLSSDSKAIEESSSDDLKEELNQARNTLAEKNMRINEFQLNIKLLERNMESLNEKYIEKISHLKSTISQLEEDHNTSIKRIEELMHSNEKLEKEVHKLLQVKQEFDFHGKYTTLKSENQSIDRLALMEEILLLRKITDQMYSRQVEEENELSWLDVPLIYRSNNTPSGDNLNHVGRHLQHLSGEAKFIRLPSSS, from the coding sequence ATGGTGTTTGAGGTCGGCCAGAGAATTTTCGTGAAGGATGAACCCGGCGTTATTAAATTTTCTGGGCCTACTCAGTTTGCTTCAGGGTTTTGGTTTGGGGTAGAACTCGATCGTCCAGTAGGCAAGAATGATGGCTCGATAGATGGTGTCAGATACTTCGCAATTTCCAAAAGTAACTCAGGAAAGTATGGAGTCTTTGTTAGAGAGGCAATGTTGTCATCCGGACCCAATACAGTTTCTCGTTCAGCTTCACCTTTGGCAGATTCACATTTGCATGTAGTAATAGACAAACTTCAGGTTAAGTTGAAAACAGCCAGTCAAGAAATTCGAGACTACAAGGAGAAATTGATATTGCTAGAGTCCAAAAATTCAACGTTGGAGTCTCAATTGGAGATGCAAGCCACAGATCACGATTTCTTGTTAAGTACAAAGGAAGCCTTGTCTCAAGACtacaaggaattgaagttgaagtatgAAGAACTCAAAACTGACTTCGATCTCTTACAGGAAGAAGCGGAGTTGAATAAACAGCTCGAAAAGGAAATACTGGCCTTGCCGCCGGATTCAATACGACTGGAGGATACACAGAAGATCATGCTTAGAAACAAGCAGTTGGAGGCAGCTCTACTCAGTTTGCAGACGATCACTGATTCCAACGAGTTAAACATGAACAAAGAGATAAATCAATTGAAGTCAGAATTGTCGGGACATCAACTTCTGAGCAAAAACCTCGAAGACCTTCGAACCAAGCTCTCCCAAGCAGATTCAACCATTGCATCATTACAAGAACAGTTGGATTCAGTACTAGATCTTGAAAAGGTAGTTGAACATTTGACAAGtcaaaatgaagaattgtctCAAAAGGTTGTTAACCTTACAAAAACAGTGGAAGACTTGACTGAGATACATGAGTTGGATAAAAGTCTAGAAGAGAATCAAAAACATGTCGAAGAAGAGCTCAGAATAAGCTTAGCAAAGTTACTGGATGTTGTAAGGCAAGATAAAGGAGTAATCCAGGATCTTGAAAATAAGAATAAATGGATGGAAGATaaattgaaccaattgaaatctattgaagtatttgaaACAGGACTGGATGATTTGAGAAATGAATTGGAAACCTTCAAAGCCAGAATTGCATCATTGTCAACTTCCAGCAGATCCGATAAAGTGAATGCTAAGATTTAttctttcaagttggcCCAATTACAAACAGCTGTTGGTTATGATGCTTTTAGCCATTTGGAATATAGGAAAGTATTGGACATAATCCACTTGGCGAAGAGCTGTATCTGCTACGTTGAATGCATAGATGAGTCTATTGAAAAACAATTGAATAGAAGTATCAATAGAGATCTTCGTATTCAATATTCTAATGTGTTTGTTTCCCTTCTAGAAGTGATCATTACTCTCTTTGAGTACAATTTCCAGGAACAGGTTCTTTCCTCTAAGcttgacaacttcaattctgtGTTAGGCTCCATAGAATTATGGTTGCTGGAATTTAATAACAACGAtgttgaaaatgatgaCTTCTACTTTTCTAATGTCCAAAAGTTTATTGCAGACATTATAgacttgatgaactttGAAAACAGAATTAAATTTCAAAGCaagattcaatttgaatttataTTGAAGTATGTTAAAGCTGAATGCCAAACGTTCAttgactttcttgaactcgtcCTTGAAGACCAGCGATCAGATGACTATGAAACCCCGTTGATGGTACTGTTACACAATTTATTGAAAGACTGTCGAAATACCCAAGTTTCCGCCAACAGCCAATTGGCTAAAATAGCTGAACCAAAAGAATTGACAGATTTACAATTCACGAACATTACTCCAGATATACGAGACCCTCTTCAAAAAGGGAAAACAGGCGATTTCTTTACTTTGACTCTTGCTAAATGTATATCGAGTTCCACTACTAGCATCATCGATGATATTAAGCAAAATGGTTTAGAACCTTTGGCAGAAGAGCTTCAAAAGAATCTCGCCTCATATCGAGCAATAATTGAAACTGActtcaaaattgaattaATTCTAGGTAAAAGCATCTATGAAGAGTTAGAGTTACCGCTGTTGTCCTCAGACCTGAAAgctattgaagaatcatcTAGCGATGATTTAAAGGAGGAGCTTAATCAGGCTAGAAATACCTTGGCTGAAAAAAATATGAGGATAAATGAGTTTCAACTTAACATCAAGTtacttgaaagaaatatgGAATCTTTGAATGAAAAGTATATAGAAAAGATTTCACATCTCAAGAGTACGATAAGTCAACTCGAAGAAGACCATAATACAAGCATTAAACGAATCGAAGAGTTGATGCATTCAAATGAGAAACTTGAGAAAGAGGTTCACAAATTACTTCAGGTTAAACAAGAGTTTGATTTTCATGGAAAGTATACTACTTTGAAGTCTGAGAATCAATCAATAGATAGACTTGCATTAATGGAGGAAATATTGTTATTGAGGAAGATTACTGATCAGATGTACTCTcgtcaagttgaagaagaaaatgaactATCGTGGCTAGATGTTCCACTCATATATCGATCTAATAATACTCCATCTGGTGATAATCTCAATCACGTTGGAAGACATTTGCAACACCTTTCTGGAGAAGCAAAGTTCATAAGATTGCCTTCGTCTAGCG
- a CDS encoding spindle pole body calcium-binding protein component (go_function calcium ion binding), translating to MSHNNSSISTAANTSKRGLGNLKVELLNEQKQEIREAFSLFDMNNDGYLDYHELKVAFRALGFDLSKREVLDVIHEYDTDDRNLISYENFFQSAVGERIVNRDPLDEVRRAFKLFDDDNTGKISLRNLRRVAKELGENLTDDELRAMIDEFDLDEDGEINEEEFIKICTE from the exons ATGTCTCACAACAATTCATCCATTTCCACAGCGGCCAACACATCCAAACGAGGATTGGGAAACCTCAAGGTTGAGCTCTTGAATGAGCAGAAACAGGAAATCAGAGAGGctttctctcttttcgATATGAATAATGATGGCTACTTAGACTACCATGAACTCAAAGTAGCCTTCAGAGCCCTAGGCTTTGATTTGTCCAAGAGAGAAGTCCTTGACGTGATACACGAGTACGACACAGACGACCGAAACTTGATATCGTACGAAAACTTCTTTCAATCAG CAGTGGGCGAGAGAATCGTCAACAGAGATCCGTTGGACGAAGTGCGTCGTGCATTCAAACTTTTTGACGATGATAATACAGGGAAGATAAGTTTAAGAAACTTGAGAAGAGTAGCCAAGGAATTGGGTGAAAACTTGACCGATGACGAGTTGAGAGCCATGATTGATGAGTTCGACTTGGACGAAGATGGAGAAA TaaacgaagaagagtttATTAAGATCTGCACTGAATAG